Proteins encoded within one genomic window of Flavobacterium sp. NG2:
- a CDS encoding two-component regulator propeller domain-containing protein codes for MKKEVLSFLLLLMMQLGFSQTNLSWQGYFSYNEIKDISASATSIVSASENALFSINTTSNEIKTTTTVDGLSGESISALYYSSALNKTLVGYQNGLMTVVDESTGKILKVVDILNKQLPSSIKKVNHFMEYQGIVYVSCDFGIVQFNLNTMLFGDTYFIGDNGAEIKVTQTAVFNGYLYAATISGIKRALVANKNLIDFNQWEQVTSGSWVGIETFGTELVAVNESGSIFKYSNNAFVNTKNLNQTINDVRAVGGYLLVTSSSSVYVYNNQLVLIRQIDNSQVSEAVSSFVCATVIGDRIYIGTKENGLYSSTITVSSSFINVTPSGPSKNNIFAIDVAPNSLWAVYGFYNIFYDPYPLKTFGLSKFSSNGWLNIPYQNVFGAKSMSHILINPNNENEVYASSYFSGLLKIVNDEPVILYNEKNSGLETLTFIGPNYIDVRINGTAFDKNGDLWVTNSLVKNGLKVLRSNGDWQKFSTVTILGSNSEEEPFGKIVIDKNGTKWMGTYKDGVVGFNEKTNVFKRFGFGENEGNMPSNDTRAVAVDNNGQLWVGTSKGLRVLSNVNSFQTDDKLTTKAVIILEDGLAQELMYEQFITDIVVDGANNKWIATIDSGLFLVSPDGQKTIYHFTVNNSPLPSNTINDVVIRGTTGEVFIATAKGLVSFKGIATKASADLSNAYVYPNPVRPGYQGTVKISGLIDKANVKITDVEGNLVYETISEGGTIEWDTTAFGNYKVASGVYMIFISAEDGIETKIKKVMIVR; via the coding sequence ATGAAAAAAGAAGTTTTAAGTTTTTTGTTGTTGTTAATGATGCAATTGGGTTTTTCTCAGACTAATTTGTCATGGCAAGGGTATTTTTCATACAACGAAATTAAAGATATATCTGCAAGTGCAACTTCAATTGTTTCGGCTTCTGAGAATGCATTATTCTCTATAAATACAACTTCAAATGAAATTAAAACCACTACTACTGTTGATGGCCTTTCGGGAGAATCAATAAGTGCGTTGTATTATAGTTCAGCCTTAAATAAAACACTTGTAGGTTATCAAAATGGTTTGATGACAGTGGTCGACGAATCTACAGGAAAGATTTTAAAAGTAGTTGATATTTTAAACAAACAACTTCCTTCCAGTATAAAAAAAGTAAATCATTTTATGGAGTATCAAGGAATTGTATATGTGTCCTGTGATTTTGGGATCGTACAGTTTAATTTGAATACGATGCTTTTTGGCGATACTTATTTTATAGGTGATAATGGTGCTGAAATTAAGGTTACTCAAACAGCTGTTTTTAATGGGTATTTATATGCTGCAACTATTAGTGGTATTAAAAGAGCTTTGGTTGCAAATAAAAATTTAATAGATTTTAATCAATGGGAACAAGTGACTTCTGGAAGCTGGGTGGGTATTGAAACTTTTGGAACAGAGTTGGTTGCTGTAAATGAATCGGGAAGTATTTTTAAATATAGTAATAATGCATTTGTAAATACTAAGAATCTCAATCAAACAATTAATGATGTGAGAGCTGTAGGCGGTTATCTTTTGGTGACGAGTTCTAGTAGTGTTTATGTCTATAATAATCAATTGGTGTTGATTCGCCAAATTGACAATAGTCAGGTCTCTGAGGCTGTTTCAAGTTTTGTATGCGCAACAGTAATTGGTGATAGAATTTATATTGGTACAAAAGAAAATGGTTTGTATTCAAGTACAATAACAGTATCATCTAGTTTTATTAATGTAACACCTTCAGGACCGTCTAAGAATAATATTTTCGCAATAGATGTAGCTCCGAATTCGCTTTGGGCTGTTTATGGTTTTTATAATATTTTTTATGATCCATATCCATTAAAAACGTTTGGGTTAAGTAAATTCAGTTCAAATGGTTGGTTGAATATCCCGTATCAAAATGTTTTTGGGGCAAAATCGATGAGTCATATTTTGATAAATCCCAATAACGAAAATGAAGTTTATGCAAGTTCATATTTTTCTGGTTTGTTGAAAATTGTAAATGATGAGCCTGTGATTTTGTATAATGAAAAGAATAGTGGTCTAGAAACCTTAACTTTTATTGGTCCAAATTATATTGATGTACGAATCAATGGAACGGCCTTTGATAAGAATGGAGATTTGTGGGTTACAAATAGCTTAGTTAAGAATGGTTTAAAAGTGCTAAGGTCTAATGGAGATTGGCAAAAATTCTCAACAGTGACAATCTTAGGTTCTAATAGTGAAGAAGAGCCATTTGGTAAGATTGTAATTGATAAAAATGGAACTAAATGGATGGGAACTTATAAAGATGGAGTGGTTGGTTTTAACGAAAAAACTAATGTTTTTAAGAGGTTTGGTTTTGGTGAAAATGAGGGGAATATGCCTTCTAATGATACCAGAGCAGTGGCTGTTGATAATAATGGACAGCTTTGGGTGGGAACATCGAAAGGTTTGAGGGTTTTGTCAAATGTTAATAGTTTTCAAACCGATGATAAATTAACCACAAAAGCTGTGATAATTTTGGAAGATGGTTTGGCTCAAGAATTAATGTACGAACAATTTATTACAGATATTGTGGTTGATGGAGCAAATAATAAGTGGATTGCTACTATTGATTCGGGTTTGTTTTTAGTGTCTCCTGATGGTCAAAAAACAATTTATCACTTTACAGTAAATAATTCTCCCTTGCCAAGTAATACTATAAATGATGTAGTAATTAGAGGGACTACAGGTGAGGTTTTTATAGCGACAGCAAAAGGATTAGTTTCGTTTAAAGGGATAGCTACTAAGGCAAGTGCTGATTTGAGTAATGCTTATGTCTATCCTAACCCAGTAAGGCCAGGGTATCAAGGAACTGTGAAAATTTCAGGTTTAATCGATAAGGCAAATGTTAAAATAACGGATGTAGAAGGGAATTTAGTCTATGAAACTATATCTGAAGGAGGAACAATCGAGTGGGATACTACTGCTTTTGGGAATTATAAAGTAGCTTCGGGTGTGTATATGATTTTTATATCTGCTGAAGACGGTATTGAGACAAAAATAAAAAAAGTGATGATTGTTCGATAA
- a CDS encoding 5-formyltetrahydrofolate cyclo-ligase: MKSSKKELRLKYKKLRQNLSDIEIEDKSLAIANSLLKLPIWEKTYFHVFLPIEEQREVDTELILHLLSGKDKETIISKTDFETRKMTHFLLTDNTKIKKNEYNIPEPVDGIEVPSKKIEVVFVPLLAFDQRGHRVGYGKGFYDRFLSECLPETVKIGLSFFESEEEISDVFEGDVTLDYCVTPEKNYSF; the protein is encoded by the coding sequence ATGAAAAGCAGTAAGAAAGAATTACGTTTAAAGTATAAAAAACTAAGACAAAACCTTAGCGATATCGAAATTGAAGATAAAAGCTTGGCTATTGCCAATTCCTTACTCAAATTGCCTATTTGGGAAAAGACTTATTTTCATGTTTTTCTCCCAATAGAAGAACAACGAGAAGTGGACACTGAGTTAATCCTACACCTACTTTCAGGCAAAGACAAGGAAACAATCATTTCGAAAACCGATTTTGAAACCCGAAAAATGACTCATTTTTTATTGACTGATAATACTAAAATCAAAAAAAATGAGTACAATATTCCCGAACCCGTTGATGGCATAGAGGTACCATCAAAAAAAATAGAAGTCGTTTTTGTTCCTTTATTAGCTTTCGACCAAAGAGGACATCGGGTAGGCTACGGCAAAGGTTTTTACGACCGATTCCTATCAGAATGCTTACCAGAAACCGTTAAAATTGGACTGTCTTTTTTCGAAAGTGAAGAAGAAATTAGCGATGTTTTTGAAGGCGACGTTACACTAGATTATTGTGTCACTCCTGAAAAAAACTACTCTTTTTAA
- a CDS encoding lipoprotein signal peptidase: protein MSLRNASLLIFIILMVDQFSKIYIKTNFILGEEVEVFSWFKILFVENEGMAWGTRIPGEYGKLFLTVFRLFAVGGIGYWLWDSVERKHSSNYLIVAIALILAGAFGNIIDSVFYGVVFDDSHSQLATLFSDQPYGKYFHGKVVDLFYFPIWQGNLPSWLPIWGGKDFTFFNAIFNVADVAISTGVGILIVFNKKAFHNNH, encoded by the coding sequence ATGTCATTACGAAATGCATCTTTACTGATCTTCATTATTTTGATGGTGGATCAATTTTCAAAAATTTATATCAAAACTAATTTTATCTTAGGAGAAGAAGTTGAGGTTTTCAGTTGGTTTAAAATTCTATTTGTTGAAAATGAGGGGATGGCTTGGGGAACAAGGATTCCAGGTGAATATGGTAAGTTGTTTTTGACTGTATTTAGACTTTTTGCTGTGGGAGGAATAGGATATTGGTTATGGGATTCTGTTGAACGTAAACATAGCTCTAATTATTTGATTGTGGCTATTGCGTTAATTCTAGCTGGAGCCTTTGGTAATATTATTGATTCTGTTTTTTACGGAGTTGTTTTTGATGATAGTCATTCCCAATTGGCAACTTTATTCAGTGATCAACCTTATGGGAAGTATTTTCATGGAAAGGTAGTGGATTTGTTCTATTTTCCTATTTGGCAAGGTAATTTACCTAGTTGGTTGCCTATATGGGGAGGAAAAGATTTCACATTTTTTAACGCTATTTTTAATGTAGCTGATGTAGCTATTTCGACAGGTGTAGGGATATTAATTGTTTTTAATAAAAAAGCATTTCACAATAACCATTAA
- a CDS encoding TraR/DksA family transcriptional regulator yields the protein MIDEATRYSDADLAEFKEIILNKIEKAQADLDLIKSAYMNDLNNGTDDTSPTFKAFEEGSETMSKEANSQLAIRQEKFIRDLKNALFRVENKTYGICKVTGKLIGKERLKIVPHATMSIEAKNLQR from the coding sequence ATGATTGATGAAGCTACACGATACTCAGACGCCGACTTGGCAGAGTTCAAAGAAATTATTCTAAATAAAATAGAGAAAGCACAAGCTGATTTAGATTTAATCAAAAGTGCCTATATGAATGATTTGAATAATGGTACTGATGATACATCGCCAACATTCAAAGCATTTGAAGAAGGTAGCGAGACCATGTCTAAAGAGGCAAACTCACAATTAGCAATTCGTCAAGAAAAGTTTATTCGTGACTTGAAAAATGCATTATTCCGTGTAGAAAATAAAACCTACGGAATATGTAAAGTAACAGGAAAGTTAATTGGGAAAGAAAGATTGAAAATCGTTCCTCATGCAACTATGAGCATCGAAGCTAAAAACTTGCAACGATAA
- a CDS encoding M14 family metallopeptidase, with protein MKTSKTITILGETILPGESKTIDMEIAKMHNAAKLKIPIIIQRSKIDGPTVLFSAGIHGDEINGVEIVRQLITKKINKPKRGTIICIPIINMFGYINMSRQFPDGRDLNRVFPGRKKGSLASRFAFHLMNDIMPVVDYAIDFHAGGASRFNAPQIRLIPDNEELKVLADVFNAPFTLFSKNIAGSFRNSSQKLNVKILLFEGGKSLDINDAVAETGIEGVKRVLSFLGMLDLKHQPKFKETDSIYINKSTWLRAKCSGLLHDHNKIGQFVKKGEVLATITDPFGKFEQKVKAPNDGYIINANHSPIVYQGDAVYHLSKSILNEKQ; from the coding sequence ATGAAAACAAGCAAAACCATTACAATTCTCGGAGAAACGATTTTACCTGGCGAAAGCAAAACCATTGATATGGAAATTGCTAAAATGCATAATGCTGCTAAGCTCAAAATTCCAATCATCATCCAACGTTCTAAAATAGATGGTCCAACTGTACTTTTCTCGGCTGGAATTCACGGAGACGAAATTAATGGAGTCGAAATCGTAAGGCAACTTATTACCAAAAAAATAAACAAACCCAAGCGTGGCACTATCATTTGTATCCCTATCATTAACATGTTTGGATATATCAATATGTCGCGTCAATTTCCAGATGGCCGAGATTTAAATCGCGTTTTCCCTGGACGAAAGAAAGGATCTCTAGCGAGCCGTTTTGCTTTTCACCTAATGAATGATATTATGCCTGTTGTTGATTACGCCATTGATTTTCACGCAGGTGGCGCCAGCCGTTTCAATGCGCCGCAAATACGACTCATACCAGATAACGAAGAATTAAAAGTACTCGCAGATGTCTTCAATGCTCCTTTTACTTTGTTTTCGAAAAATATTGCGGGTTCTTTTAGGAATTCAAGCCAAAAATTGAATGTTAAAATACTCCTTTTTGAAGGTGGAAAATCATTAGACATCAATGATGCCGTAGCCGAAACAGGAATTGAAGGAGTCAAAAGAGTACTTTCATTCTTAGGAATGCTTGACTTAAAACACCAACCAAAATTTAAAGAAACAGACAGTATTTACATCAACAAATCTACCTGGTTGCGTGCAAAATGTTCGGGCCTACTTCATGACCATAACAAGATTGGACAGTTTGTAAAAAAGGGAGAAGTTTTAGCTACTATTACAGATCCTTTTGGGAAATTCGAACAAAAAGTAAAAGCCCCAAATGACGGCTACATCATCAACGCCAACCATTCGCCTATTGTATATCAAGGTGATGCCGTTTATCACCTATCCAAAAGTATTTTGAATGAAAAGCAGTAA
- the uvrC gene encoding excinuclease ABC subunit UvrC gives MLKPSLDLQIQTLPDGPGVYQYYDKDGKILYVGKAKNLKKRVSSYFNKIHDTAKTNVLVKKIVTIKHIVVPTETDALLLENNLIKTLQPRYNVLLRDDKSYPWICIKKEPFSRIFATRRMVKDGSEYFGPYTSFKTVNTILELIKELYPLRTCNFDLSPSNINSGKFKVCLEYHIGNCKGPCEGFESLENYQKQVDAVREILKGNFKNSMKDFKKVMMELAQDMHFEEAQKIKEKIEVLENYQSRSTIVNPKITNIDVFSIVSDEGAAYVNFLQISHGSIIRSHTMEMKKKLDETDEELLELAVVELRERFQLLSKEVIVPFPIDLGANIKITVPQLGDKKQILDLSVRNAKFYRIEQLKQLQIVDPDRHTNRIMAQMQKDLRLSVEPRHIECFDNSNIQGTNPVSACVVFKDGKPSKKDYRHFNIKTVEGPDDFASMEEVVYRRYKRLLDEKEPLPQLIIIDGGKGQLSSALKSLDALGLRGEIAIIGIAKRLEELFYPGDSVPLYLDKKSETLKVIQQLRNEAHRFGITHHRDRRSKEALNSSIESIPGIGEKTMLTLIQHFKSVKRLKLVSEKEISDVIGVSKAKKIVEFYKTRTD, from the coding sequence ATGCTTAAACCCAGTCTTGATCTTCAAATTCAAACGCTTCCTGATGGGCCAGGTGTCTATCAATATTATGACAAGGATGGAAAAATTTTATATGTTGGCAAAGCCAAGAATTTAAAAAAACGAGTTTCATCTTATTTTAATAAAATTCATGATACGGCAAAGACAAATGTCTTGGTAAAAAAAATTGTTACCATAAAACATATTGTTGTTCCAACTGAGACGGATGCACTTTTGCTTGAAAATAATTTGATTAAAACGCTACAACCTAGATATAATGTGTTGTTGCGTGATGATAAAAGTTATCCGTGGATTTGTATCAAAAAAGAGCCATTTTCAAGGATATTTGCCACCCGAAGAATGGTCAAAGACGGTTCGGAATATTTTGGACCTTATACTAGTTTTAAAACCGTAAATACTATTTTAGAACTAATTAAAGAATTGTATCCACTTCGAACTTGTAATTTTGATTTGAGTCCATCAAATATTAATTCGGGGAAGTTTAAAGTTTGTTTGGAATATCATATAGGCAATTGTAAAGGTCCTTGTGAAGGTTTTGAAAGCTTAGAGAATTACCAGAAACAAGTTGATGCTGTTAGAGAAATTCTGAAAGGGAATTTCAAAAACAGTATGAAAGATTTCAAAAAGGTAATGATGGAATTAGCTCAAGATATGCATTTTGAAGAAGCCCAAAAAATCAAGGAAAAGATTGAAGTGCTTGAAAACTATCAATCTCGTTCTACTATTGTTAATCCAAAAATAACCAACATTGATGTGTTTTCTATCGTTTCTGATGAAGGTGCGGCTTATGTTAACTTTCTTCAAATTTCTCATGGCTCCATCATTCGTTCCCATACAATGGAAATGAAAAAAAAACTGGATGAAACCGATGAGGAACTATTGGAATTGGCAGTGGTGGAACTTAGAGAGCGTTTTCAATTGCTGTCCAAAGAAGTTATTGTTCCATTCCCGATTGATTTAGGTGCGAATATCAAAATTACAGTACCACAATTAGGGGATAAAAAACAGATTTTAGATTTGTCGGTGCGAAATGCTAAATTTTATAGAATTGAACAATTGAAACAGTTGCAAATTGTAGACCCTGATCGACATACCAATCGAATTATGGCACAAATGCAGAAAGATTTACGATTGTCAGTGGAACCACGTCATATAGAATGTTTTGATAATTCCAATATTCAAGGAACGAATCCCGTTTCGGCTTGTGTGGTTTTTAAAGACGGGAAACCAAGTAAAAAGGATTACCGTCATTTTAATATCAAAACGGTTGAGGGACCTGATGATTTTGCTTCGATGGAAGAGGTAGTCTACCGTCGATATAAAAGATTATTGGATGAAAAAGAACCCTTACCACAGTTAATTATTATTGATGGAGGTAAAGGTCAATTGTCATCGGCTTTAAAGAGTTTAGATGCATTAGGGTTAAGGGGGGAAATTGCTATTATAGGTATTGCAAAACGACTTGAAGAGCTATTTTACCCAGGTGATTCAGTGCCTTTATATTTGGATAAAAAATCAGAAACCTTAAAGGTGATTCAGCAATTAAGAAATGAGGCACACCGTTTCGGGATTACACACCATAGAGATAGAAGAAGTAAAGAAGCTTTGAATTCTTCAATTGAGTCAATTCCTGGCATTGGTGAAAAAACGATGCTAACCCTGATTCAGCATTTTAAAAGTGTTAAAAGATTGAAATTAGTGAGTGAAAAAGAAATTTCGGACGTTATTGGTGTGTCCAAAGCCAAAAAAATTGTCGAATTTTACAAAACTAGAACCGATTAA
- the recO gene encoding DNA repair protein RecO, whose product MLFKTKAIVISSLKFQEKSLIVKCFTLSSGLKSYFVRNAFAGRKVNKKIAYFQPLSILEIEAVHKNKGTLENFKEIKISTPFQTVHTDIYKSTMVLFLSEVLYHSIHEEEKNEPLFDFLETALLWLDHHDEIANFHLILLLEITKYLGFYPDISNIDMPFFEMREGNFTPFIGVDTLTEHQTSLFRKLINLKFDNIEKVFHVVERQIILKILMDYYRFHLDGFRNPKSLEVLKEVFS is encoded by the coding sequence ATGTTATTCAAAACCAAAGCAATTGTCATATCCTCTTTAAAATTCCAAGAAAAAAGTTTGATTGTCAAATGTTTTACACTGTCTAGCGGACTCAAATCTTATTTTGTTAGAAATGCATTTGCAGGAAGAAAAGTCAATAAAAAAATAGCTTATTTTCAGCCACTTTCTATTTTAGAGATTGAGGCGGTTCATAAAAATAAAGGGACTTTGGAAAATTTTAAGGAAATTAAAATAAGTACCCCTTTTCAGACAGTCCATACTGATATTTACAAGAGTACCATGGTTTTGTTTCTTTCAGAAGTATTGTATCATTCGATACATGAAGAGGAAAAAAACGAACCTCTTTTTGATTTTTTAGAAACCGCTTTGTTGTGGTTGGATCATCATGACGAAATAGCTAATTTCCATTTGATATTATTATTAGAAATAACAAAGTATTTAGGTTTCTATCCTGATATTTCAAATATTGATATGCCGTTTTTCGAAATGAGAGAAGGGAATTTTACACCTTTTATTGGAGTTGATACGTTGACAGAACATCAAACCAGTTTGTTTCGAAAATTGATAAACTTGAAATTTGATAATATTGAAAAGGTTTTTCATGTAGTAGAGCGTCAAATTATTTTAAAAATTCTAATGGATTATTATAGATTTCACTTGGATGGTTTTAGAAATCCAAAATCATTAGAAGTTTTGAAGGAGGTTTTTTCTTGA
- the ileS gene encoding isoleucine--tRNA ligase: MSSKFTEYKGLDLPTVASEVLDFWKEKNIFEKSVTTREGAEPFVFFEGPPSANGLPGIHHVMARAIKDIFCRYKTQKGFQVKRKAGWDTHGLPVELGTEKELNITKEDIGTKITVAEYNEACKKTVMRYTDVWNDLTEKMGYWVDMEDPYITYKSKYMESVWWLLKQIYNKDLMYKGYTIQPYSPKAGTGLSSHEVNQPGSYRDVTDTTIVAQFTTVLYPNGETEENTVEKAFKLKYPLFNGEGSMRGRFQFLAWTTTPWTLPSNTALTVGPKIDYVLVKTFNQYTFKHINVILAKNLVGKQFGKGFFASEEAADFENYKAGDKKIPYQVVAEAKGADLVGIRYEQLLPLALPYQNPENAFRVISGDFVTTEDGTGIVHTAPTFGADDAKVAKEATPEVPPMLVLDANETPVPLVDLQGRFIEGLGEYSGKYVKNEYYNDGEAPERSVDVEIAIRLKEENKAFKVEKYVHSYPHCWRTDKPILYYPLDSWFIEITKVRDRMFDLNETINWKPKATGEGRFGNWLKNANDWNLSRSRYWGIPLPIWRTEDKQEEILIGSVEELYNEIEKAIAAGVQKENPFKGFEIGNMAESNYDLIDLHKNVVDAITLVSASGKPMKREADLIDVWFDSGAMPYAQWHYPFENKEKIDGNQDFPANFIAEGVDQTRGWFYTLHAIGTLVFDKIAYKNVVSNGLVLDKNGQKMSKRLGNAIDPFVTLAEYGPDATRWYMISNANPWDNLKFDLEGIAEVRRKFFGTLYNTYSFFSLYANIDGFKYDEAEVPMNERPEIDQWIISELNTLIKDVDGFYADYEPTKAARAISDFVQENLSNWYVRLCRRRFWKGEYAQDKIAAYQTLYTCLLTVSKLSAPIAPFFMDKLYRDLTNATQSEQFDSVHLSEFPKYVENFVDKSLESKMQKAQTISSLVLSLRKKEMIKVRQPLQKVMIPVLDNNQRLEIEAISDLIKAEVNVKEIQLLDDASGVLVKQIKPNFKALGPRFGKDMGLISKRIQVFTADEISQMEREGSLVVEIAGNPVTLTLEDVEISSQDIEGWLVANSNGITVALDIVISPELKSEGISRELVNRIQNIRKDSGFEVTDKIKVHLQNNSILEAAVNGNLNYIKSETLTEALVFEENIKNGIEIEFDDIKTIITITK; the protein is encoded by the coding sequence ATGAGCTCAAAATTTACTGAATACAAAGGACTTGACTTGCCAACGGTAGCGTCAGAAGTTCTTGATTTTTGGAAAGAAAAAAACATATTTGAAAAAAGTGTAACGACAAGGGAAGGTGCTGAACCTTTTGTGTTTTTTGAAGGGCCACCTTCAGCAAACGGATTACCAGGAATACACCACGTAATGGCTCGTGCCATCAAAGATATTTTTTGTAGATATAAAACTCAAAAAGGTTTCCAAGTTAAGCGTAAAGCGGGTTGGGACACGCACGGTTTACCTGTGGAATTAGGAACCGAGAAAGAATTAAATATTACCAAAGAAGATATTGGAACCAAAATTACCGTAGCAGAGTATAACGAAGCCTGTAAAAAAACAGTAATGCGTTATACCGATGTTTGGAATGATTTGACCGAAAAAATGGGGTATTGGGTAGATATGGAAGATCCATACATTACCTATAAATCCAAATATATGGAATCGGTTTGGTGGTTGTTGAAGCAAATATACAACAAGGATTTGATGTACAAAGGCTACACTATTCAACCCTATTCTCCAAAAGCAGGAACTGGATTGTCCTCACACGAAGTGAATCAACCAGGGTCTTACCGTGATGTGACTGATACTACGATTGTAGCCCAGTTTACTACAGTGCTTTATCCTAATGGAGAAACTGAAGAAAATACAGTTGAAAAAGCTTTCAAGTTGAAATATCCACTTTTTAATGGAGAAGGTTCAATGAGAGGTCGTTTTCAATTTTTAGCATGGACTACAACTCCTTGGACCTTACCATCAAATACCGCTTTGACGGTTGGTCCAAAGATTGACTATGTGTTGGTGAAAACCTTCAATCAATATACTTTTAAGCATATAAATGTTATTCTTGCTAAAAATTTAGTAGGAAAGCAATTTGGGAAAGGATTTTTTGCGAGTGAAGAAGCAGCCGATTTTGAAAATTACAAAGCAGGTGATAAAAAAATACCTTATCAAGTTGTTGCCGAAGCAAAAGGTGCTGATTTAGTAGGCATTCGTTACGAGCAATTATTGCCTTTGGCTTTGCCATACCAAAATCCTGAAAATGCGTTTAGAGTGATTTCTGGTGATTTTGTTACCACCGAAGACGGAACAGGAATTGTACATACTGCCCCTACTTTTGGTGCTGATGATGCTAAAGTTGCTAAAGAAGCTACTCCTGAAGTTCCTCCAATGTTGGTGTTAGATGCTAATGAGACTCCTGTGCCATTGGTAGATTTACAAGGTAGATTTATTGAAGGCTTGGGCGAATACTCAGGTAAATACGTTAAAAATGAATATTATAACGATGGCGAAGCTCCAGAACGTTCGGTTGATGTGGAGATTGCTATTCGTTTAAAAGAAGAAAATAAAGCCTTCAAGGTAGAGAAATACGTTCACAGTTACCCACATTGTTGGAGAACTGATAAGCCTATCTTATATTACCCATTAGACTCTTGGTTTATAGAAATTACCAAAGTTCGCGACCGTATGTTCGACTTGAACGAAACTATCAACTGGAAGCCAAAAGCAACTGGTGAAGGTCGTTTTGGGAACTGGTTGAAAAATGCGAACGATTGGAATTTATCCCGTTCAAGATACTGGGGAATTCCGTTGCCAATTTGGAGAACCGAGGATAAACAAGAGGAAATTTTGATTGGTTCGGTAGAAGAATTGTATAACGAAATTGAAAAAGCCATCGCTGCAGGTGTTCAAAAAGAAAATCCATTCAAAGGATTTGAAATTGGTAACATGGCCGAATCGAATTACGATTTGATTGATTTGCATAAAAATGTGGTCGATGCAATTACTTTGGTTTCTGCTTCGGGCAAACCAATGAAACGTGAAGCCGATTTGATTGATGTTTGGTTTGACTCAGGAGCAATGCCGTATGCACAATGGCATTATCCTTTTGAAAACAAAGAAAAAATAGACGGAAACCAAGATTTTCCAGCGAATTTTATTGCTGAGGGAGTGGATCAAACTCGTGGATGGTTTTATACCTTACACGCTATTGGAACCTTGGTTTTTGATAAAATTGCCTATAAAAATGTTGTTTCGAATGGTTTGGTATTGGACAAAAACGGACAAAAAATGTCTAAACGTCTCGGGAATGCGATTGATCCATTTGTGACTTTGGCGGAATATGGTCCTGATGCTACGCGTTGGTATATGATTTCGAACGCCAATCCTTGGGATAACCTAAAGTTTGACTTAGAAGGGATTGCTGAGGTACGTCGTAAGTTTTTTGGAACACTTTATAATACCTATTCATTCTTTAGTTTGTATGCCAATATTGACGGATTCAAATACGATGAAGCTGAGGTTCCAATGAACGAAAGACCAGAAATTGACCAATGGATTATTTCGGAGTTGAATACTTTGATAAAAGACGTGGATGGTTTCTATGCTGATTACGAACCTACAAAAGCAGCTCGCGCTATATCGGATTTCGTACAAGAAAATCTAAGTAACTGGTATGTGCGTTTGTGTCGTCGTCGTTTTTGGAAAGGTGAATATGCACAAGATAAAATTGCTGCTTATCAAACACTTTACACTTGTTTGTTAACTGTAAGTAAATTAAGTGCTCCAATAGCACCATTCTTCATGGATAAGCTTTACAGAGATTTAACAAACGCAACACAATCAGAACAATTTGACAGTGTACATTTGTCGGAATTTCCAAAATACGTTGAAAACTTTGTTGATAAATCACTTGAGAGCAAAATGCAGAAAGCGCAGACGATCTCATCACTAGTTTTATCACTTAGAAAGAAGGAGATGATTAAGGTGCGTCAACCTTTGCAAAAGGTAATGATTCCAGTACTTGACAACAATCAGCGATTGGAAATTGAGGCTATTTCAGACCTAATTAAAGCAGAGGTAAATGTGAAAGAAATTCAACTTTTAGATGATGCTTCAGGGGTGTTAGTAAAACAGATAAAGCCTAATTTTAAAGCATTAGGACCACGTTTCGGTAAGGATATGGGGCTGATTTCTAAGCGAATACAGGTTTTTACGGCCGATGAAATTAGTCAGATGGAGCGCGAAGGAAGCTTAGTTGTTGAAATTGCAGGAAATCCCGTAACTTTAACATTGGAAGATGTGGAGATTAGTTCTCAAGATATTGAGGGTTGGTTGGTAGCAAATTCGAATGGAATTACGGTGGCTTTGGATATTGTAATTTCACCTGAATTGAAAAGTGAAGGAATTTCAAGAGAACTTGTCAATAGAATTCAAAATATTCGAAAAGATTCAGGTTTTGAAGTTACTGATAAAATTAAGGTGCATTTGCAAAACAATAGCATTTTGGAAGCAGCTGTGAATGGAAATCTGAATTATATCAAGTCAGAAACCTTGACGGAAGCCTTGGTTTTTGAGGAAAATATAAAAAATGGCATTGAAATTGAGTTTGATGATATAAAAACAATAATAACGATTACTAAATAA